A window of Rhizobium acidisoli contains these coding sequences:
- a CDS encoding glycosyltransferase family 4 protein: MRPSLSEGLRSTASIGRFPGPRTAKIDRVVVIDDYSVARGGATGLAVLSAKLFRGLDIPVTYISGDDAANAELAALGVSMVGLNSRDLLSAERAKAFVTGIHNGAAVRMVANWIAENDTANTVYHVHGWHQILSPAIFKALAPVAGRCVVHAHDFFTACPNGAFFDYQAQEICLRRPLGGGCIATACDKRSYSHKLWRVARGSNILRLLKGQAEFGRIILLHEKMASFLVGAGYRPERLTTIRNPVAPLSISRIEAEANDEFVFIGRLDEEKGIDDAVAATRRAGVRLCVIGDGPLMPRVAASGDHVRAVGWQSHAEIGPIIRKARALLMPSRYPEPFGLVAIEAARSGLPVIMSRSAFLAEEMERAGMALACDTADESAFAETLTRFSQMPAQEVRAMSERAFRLSPDLASTHEEWRDALLAEYQSLISTNAVSEPADGVAIQGVFS; encoded by the coding sequence ATGCGCCCGTCGCTTTCCGAGGGCCTCCGATCCACTGCAAGCATTGGCCGCTTTCCCGGCCCCCGCACGGCAAAGATCGATCGCGTGGTCGTCATTGACGACTATTCGGTGGCCAGAGGCGGCGCGACAGGCCTGGCGGTATTGTCTGCCAAGCTTTTTCGCGGGCTCGACATCCCCGTGACCTATATTAGCGGGGATGACGCGGCCAATGCGGAGCTTGCCGCACTCGGCGTCTCGATGGTCGGGCTGAACAGCCGCGACCTGCTCAGCGCCGAGCGTGCGAAGGCATTCGTCACCGGCATTCACAATGGCGCCGCCGTCCGCATGGTGGCGAACTGGATTGCCGAAAACGATACCGCCAACACCGTCTACCATGTGCATGGCTGGCATCAGATCCTGTCTCCCGCGATTTTCAAGGCGCTGGCGCCGGTCGCCGGACGATGTGTGGTTCACGCGCATGATTTCTTCACGGCCTGCCCCAACGGCGCCTTCTTCGACTATCAGGCGCAGGAAATCTGCCTGCGACGCCCGCTTGGCGGAGGCTGCATTGCGACGGCCTGCGACAAGAGAAGTTATTCGCACAAATTGTGGCGGGTCGCCCGCGGCTCGAATATCCTCCGGCTCCTGAAGGGGCAGGCCGAATTCGGCCGGATCATCCTGCTGCATGAGAAGATGGCGAGCTTTCTCGTCGGCGCCGGCTATCGGCCCGAACGGCTGACGACGATCCGCAATCCCGTCGCTCCACTCTCCATCAGCCGCATCGAAGCGGAAGCCAATGACGAGTTCGTGTTCATCGGACGGCTGGACGAGGAAAAAGGCATTGACGACGCCGTCGCCGCTACGCGCCGAGCCGGTGTCAGGCTCTGCGTGATCGGCGACGGGCCGCTGATGCCGCGGGTCGCAGCGTCGGGAGATCACGTCAGGGCGGTCGGCTGGCAGTCGCATGCGGAGATCGGCCCGATCATCCGCAAGGCGCGTGCGCTGTTGATGCCCTCGCGCTATCCCGAACCGTTCGGTCTCGTCGCTATCGAAGCGGCGAGGAGCGGTCTGCCGGTCATCATGTCGCGCAGCGCCTTTCTCGCCGAAGAAATGGAAAGAGCCGGCATGGCGCTTGCCTGCGATACGGCCGATGAAAGCGCCTTTGCCGAGACTTTGACGCGATTCAGTCAAATGCCCGCGCAAGAGGTCCGCGCCATGAGCGAGCGGGCCTTCCGGCTGTCGCCGGATCTTGCCTCGACACACGAGGAATGGCGCGATGCGCTTCTTGCCGAATACCAAAGCCTGATTTCGACGAATGCAGTTTCCGAGCCGGCAGACGGTGTGGCGATACAAGGAGTATTCAGTTGA
- a CDS encoding Crp/Fnr family transcriptional regulator — protein MDGVTHASDRRAGIGKPTISASGGIHLGSRIVLDDEFLSCRSSVRRFRRGEVIAGAGVLIDMFARVHSGVVSASTMLPDGREFIVEIIPKSGLIGELEVLRRQTLSLEYRAGSNCELHFFEGRLLRDMYASDASFREKVFSRALARISELELRIISNAASSLQSRLASTLLRLSAVYGKDAVNSGDELIISQNDLAATLPASREKVNQCLRRLREGKIIDGGQGKIRILNRKALEACANGAVLVK, from the coding sequence ATGGACGGGGTGACGCACGCATCAGACCGCAGGGCCGGCATCGGCAAACCGACGATATCGGCGAGCGGCGGCATTCATCTCGGCAGCCGCATCGTGCTTGACGATGAATTTCTTTCCTGCCGGTCGAGCGTCCGGCGATTCCGGCGCGGCGAGGTCATTGCCGGGGCCGGCGTCCTGATCGATATGTTCGCGCGCGTGCATTCCGGGGTGGTCAGCGCAAGCACGATGCTGCCCGACGGCAGGGAATTCATTGTCGAGATCATTCCGAAATCAGGCCTGATCGGCGAGCTCGAGGTTCTGCGCAGGCAGACGCTGAGTCTCGAATACCGAGCCGGCTCCAACTGCGAGCTGCATTTCTTCGAAGGTCGCCTGTTGCGCGACATGTACGCCAGCGATGCCTCCTTCCGCGAAAAGGTCTTTTCCAGGGCGCTGGCGCGTATTTCGGAGCTTGAACTCCGGATCATTTCGAATGCGGCGTCGAGCCTGCAGTCGAGACTGGCCAGCACACTGCTGCGGCTTTCGGCTGTTTATGGAAAAGACGCTGTAAACAGCGGGGACGAACTGATCATCTCCCAAAATGACCTGGCCGCGACGCTGCCGGCGTCGCGCGAGAAGGTCAATCAATGCCTTCGGCGCCTGCGGGAAGGCAAGATCATCGACGGGGGGCAGGGCAAGATCCGCATTCTCAACCGCAAGGCGCTAGAAGCCTGTGCCAACGGCGCGGTTTTGGTGAAGTAA